Genomic DNA from Candidatus Nitronereus thalassa:
TTTGGTTAAGGCTGAAGGGTAGGACATGATATCGCCTCGGGCTCGAAAGTTTTTAATTCATTGAAGCCTTTTGGGGAAGCGGTATTCGGTGGAACCTCTAATCCATTCGTCATCCCCGACATGCTTTATCGGGGATTCAGGTTTTCTGTAGTTTAGAATTTTGTGAGTGAGATTGGAATTTGTAGTTTTGATTAAGATTTATTTATAGCGGGGTTTCGCCCCCGCCGACGAGTCCCTTTTGTTTCGGCAAAAGGGACCAAAACCATGTCTGCCCGTGCGCGGCCCTTCGGTTCCCTGAGGTGCCGTTCCGAATAAAAATGGCTCAGGAACTCGCTCCGAGGTAAAAAGGCACCTCTACGCTCAAACAGCCTTCGCCGAAAAGCCGATTCGGAACAGCACCTCAGCCGCGCCCAACGCAGGGGATAGGAACCTTTGATGTTCTTATCTATCCTAAAATTTCAACAAAAATTTTGATCCCCTGCTCCCTATTAAATGAGGTATTACGAAATTTTGGCAATTTGCATACGTATTCGCCAGCTTTTGATCATGATAAACTCTAACTATGACCAAAATTCAATACCTTAAGACTTGGGCCATGCGAGTGGTTGAGAAGCCATGGGGAATTGCCGGCGCAGTAACTACAGGGCTTTTCTTTATAAACCCAATCCTGACGATCCTTTTCCCAAAGGTAGGACCACTGCCCCCTGATTTAGCTTGGCAAATACCTTTATCCATTTTGCTTGTTTTTTTAGGACCAAGGTTTTTCTAGTCCCATATTGGATGCACCAGGAATTGGAAAAACAGGTTGTGGAAACAAGCACGTCCTCTTTGTCTCTAAAAGCCATTGATATAAGACGGACCTACACAGCAGAAAACGATACCCCTTCAGGATTACATAAGGTTCTTTTGATTATTAAGAATGACTCCAAATTGGCAAAAACCATCCATGGGATAAAAGCCACGGTGCCTGGAGAAAAATTTGGTATTTCCTCAATTAATGGGGCATATTTAAAGCCTGAAGGATTTTTCACGTTCCAAGAAGTTACTCTTCATCCAATGGAGCACGCGGCATTTGAGTTATGCTCTCTACATGAAAGAAAAACCGTAGGCACAAGACTATCGTTTGGGTGTCAAACCAACGAGGGAGGAAAAGCTAGTTGGAGGGAAATAGAACAACCAGAAAAGCAAACATTTCCTCTTTCTATTACTGCCAAAGATTACCCAGGACAAGAATGGACCATTGAATTAAAAATTTCTGAGACCGAAATTTCTTGTGAGACGGTCTTTGTTGGTGAGCGCCGCAAAGACCAAAACCCTCCTCTTCGCAATTCCTCTGAGTTATATTTCCCAAATAACTTCATTAAATCCCACGGTTGATCATCCCTTTTTTTCGTTTGGTGAAGTAGGATTAGTGGTCAAATCTTTTGTTGGGAGTTTTGCTGAATATATGACGCCAAAAGTTCAGTTCTACTCGCGTTGGGTGTGGCGGAGGTGGAGGCCCGAATCGGCCTCTTGGCGAAGGCTGTTTGAGTGGAGAGGTGGCTTTGCACCTCGGAGCGAGTTCCGGAGCCATCTTATTCGGGCCGGAATCGGAGGGACCCCAGAGATCCTGCAGCCTTTAGCAGGATCTCTGGGGCCGCGCACAGGCGAGAATGGTTTTGGGCACTTTTGCCGAAACAAAAGTGCCTCGTCGCGCGGGGCGAAACCCCGCATAATGAACTTGTTACGCTCCCATATAACTCTGAAACCGTTTGGTCAATACCGGGAAACTCATTCCATCCCCATACTGCCCTAGCAACCCTTCAATTTTGCTAATCCGAGTTCCGGTCGATGGATGCGTGGTAAAAAATCTCGAATTGGCATGGCCCTCTTGGCCTTGTAATGTCTTCAAATAATCACGCAGGCCACCGGGGTGATACCCGGCGCGATACGCAAACTCGACTCCATAGACATCGGCTTCATATTCTTTGTCTTTGTCCATGCCTTTGGTAAAGAGTTTATCCGTGATTTCGTCAATCACATTGGAAAACATTTTTGGGTCCTTGTTCATCGCGGCCATGGTGACCTCGGAAACATTGGACAACAGTGCTCCCCGACGTATGGTCTCGAGCATATGCTTCTGCGTAATATGCGCGATTTCATGCGCCAACACCCCAGCGAGTTCGGCTTCATTCTTTAAAGTCTTCAATAAGCCAATCGTGACAAAGATATAGCCACCTGGCGCTGCAAAGGCATTTTGATCTTGGCTGTTTAAAATCGCGAAGTGAAATTTGAGATTTGGTCGATCCGACACATCCGCAATGGTCTTGCCCACTAGATTAATATAGCGAGTCAACCGTTCATCTCGGTATTCTCCACCAAATCGGGCGAATGCTTCCACTGCCACCGCTTCACCCATGGTTATTTCTTCTTCCTCGCCAATGGGCTGTAAGGCTTGTACTACCCCCACGCCCTTTTTCAGCAGATCAACATCTTTCTTTTTGACACCAAAGGCTCCCAACGCATCGAGCAGTCCAGGTTGTTCTTGTTGTTCTCCCTGGCTCTTTTCCTGTTGGGTTTCTTGTTTCTTTGGCTGTGGTTTGAGAATTTGATCAAAAAACCCAAAGCCTTCATAAGTAAAAACGGTGAGGCCAATAATCATGATAATTGCAACGGTAATGTGTTTCATTGGCCACCTCCTGAATAATCACCCACGCTACCGGCTCGTTGAAATTCTGCTAATTCCGCATCCGACACGCCAAACGCCACCATCGCATCGACCGACCGTCGATGAGCGGGATCAATATTTTTCCCCTGCGCATATTGTTCGGTCGTCTCCTTAAGCCCACGGATACTCCCTCCCGAACGGGATTCCCGTGCCGCAATTGTCGTCTTTCCGGTTAATCCCGAGAGTGAGCTCCCGCTCGATTTTCCCGCAGGTTTGTCATCAGACAACTTAAATTTAAACACCCATCCGGACTGCCCATTGGGCAGTTTGACCTGATACTGCCGGCCATCTTTCTTGACGACTTGCACTTGATCTCCGACACCAAGCGTGCCCACAACTTTTGAAGTCGGGGACTTTTCGGCGGTGACTTTCACCCCGCTTTTCTTGGCATACATCGTTTCAGCCTGAGATAGGCTCGGTAGGAGCACAAATGCCAACAGGATAAAGGATAATTTCAAAATGATTGGTTTCATACATGCCTCATTGGTAATTTCCAGGATTGCCAATTTATCAAACTTGCTCGTCTGAGATGAGAATAAATACAAATAATTCTTCACTCGATCCGTCTGACGCATGACGGCTTACATGTTCCTTCACTGATAATCTCCGACCAAATTGAATCCCGCCCAATAGGATGGGTGTGGAAAATCACGTTTGACCATGAGCTGGGCCTGCCGCAAGCTCTTTGCTTTATTCATTGTGACATAATTGCGGTAAAAATGCTTCATAAGGACAGAGGTCGAAAGATCGTCCACTCGCCACAGAGCGGAGACTAAGGCATGCGTACCCGCATAGATAAAGGCACGATTGAGGCCGATCAACTCGCCTGCATTGAGTTTGCCCAATCCTGTTTGGCACGCGCTCAGGGTCACCAGGTCCGCATTGATTTCCAATCCAAACACTTCATTCACCGTCAGCTTTCGATTCTTTGGATCGGACGACGATAGCCACAATGAGGAGAACAATGGATTCACTTCGTCAAACTCGCCATGAGACGCCAAATGAATGATTCCGTATTTGGAAATGTTCTCGACAAACCATTCTTTGGTTGCTTTGGCCCCGGTGAGAATATCCATATCGGGATAATTCCACTTGATGCTCTGGGCCTCTAACTCCGCAAGAGGGAGATCATAATTGTAATTGCCCAAGTCTGGATTTCCGATGGCCAATACCTTCGTACGTTTTTTGTCTTTCCGTTTGGCAAAGGTATATTCCAACACCGACGCCGACGGAGAGTAAAATATCGGATACCGATCAACGAGATATCCTTGATCACTCTTTAACGCTGAAAATGAGAGGAAATGGAGGGCGCCATCTGGAATAATGCCAAGATGTTCCACGCCTGCAAGATGCTTTTCCCAAGGTTTGATCAGCCCTGCATAGAGAGCACGCAATTCGGTGTCGACCGGCTCGGAGTTTTGGACAAAAGCCCGATATTGTCTGACCAGGGGCTCTATCGTGGATTCACCACCAGCCAACTTGAAAAATATCGTTTCGCTTTTTTTGATGAACCACACATAGGTTGTTTCTTCTCCTAATAGATACGACACAAGTGCCGTGTCTGACTCAAGCATTTCTTTCACTCCTGAAAGCTTGAGAGGATCGACGGACACAAAACTGCTTAAGCCGGGATTACGTTGTTTAAGTTCAAGGAGCGCCTCTTCATGGGTTGCCTTGGCTTCACGAAGTTTTTCTTGCAACTCGGCAGGCGCTTCATCATAGCTGCCAACCTCTTTGGTCAAGGCTTCAACTCGCAACGCGAGTTGCCCAATTTGGTCAAGGGCTCTCTGATCTACGGCATTCTTTAAGGTCATTTTCTGATTGCCGAGAAGATCAATAAAACTCCGTGACCGTGAACGCTCCAGATAATTAAACGCATCATCCGTTCGTCCCATTTCCACCAACAGCGAAATCGTCTCTCGGTAAAGATCTTGCTTGTTGGCCTGGAAGCTATTGCGCAATTCATCGATCTTCAAGGCGGCACGCATCCCCTCGACGACATTCACGGCATCGTCATATCGACGAAAGGCCTCTTCGGCTTTGCCGGCTTCTCGAAGAAGGCCAGCCTGGCCTGCGGCCGCGCGCCAAAGCACTTCTTTGATCCCGTATTTTTTCGAAAGGTCATAGGCCTGTTGATAGTATTCCCCTGATTTTTCAGGTTGGTTCAATTGACGATGCACGTTCCCTAGTTCGAGCAATGCCTTGACCCAATTGATGGAATTTTTGATTTCCGCGCTGGTGTCAGCCGCCTGGGTAAAATGAGAAAGCGCCTCTTGTAAACGATCAAGCTTCAGAAGGGCCATGCCAATATTGCGGTAGTCATAACCCAGCCCCCAACGGCTGTTCAGACTTTCGTCAATGGCTTTTGCTTTCTCAAAGTATTCGAGCGACGTCGTATAGTCGCCTTGTTGCCGATAAATAAGCCCCAGATTATTCAGTGAAGAGGCTAACTCAGTTTTGATATCCGATTTCTTGGCTAACTCCACCGCTTGCTTTAGATGAACTAACCCCTTGTCCAAATCATTCAAGGTCCAATAGATCAGCCCACGAGTATTTTTTACCATGATCGTGAGTTGTGCATCTTGAGCCGCTTCGGCCTGCTTGCCGGCTTGTGAAAGATGCTGAAACGCCTCTTGATAATTGCCACGAAACCAGGCGGTGTTGGCCAAATACAAGTGGCCCGTGGCTAACAGATAGGGTGACTCTAGGGTTTTTCCTATTTTCATCCCCGCGAGGTAGTGGGTATCGGCCTCATCAAATAACCCCATCTTTTCATAAGTCAGGCCGATTTCAAAAACGGTTTCAGCTTCGCCATTGAGGTCTTCTAAGTTACGGTACAGAGTGAGCGCCGATTGAAACTGTTCTCGGGCTTTTTCATATCGCCCCAAACGCAAATAATAAATTCGCCCGATGCGACGATGCTGAGTGGCGACATCCCCTATTTCGCCAAGCTCTTCATACAGCGCAAATGACCGACCAAAATCCGTTAGCGCGGCAGAATAGGCCCCCATGTTTTCTCGCACAACACCAAGTTGGGCAATCCCTTCCGCCAAGCGATCTAACTCCTCGGCTTTCGTCCACCATTGAATCGCCTGCTCCAAATAGCCGATGGACGCATCAAACTGTTCTAATCGTGAGTAAAGAATGCCTAAACGATAAAGGGCTTCTGAACGCCCCTCCGCTTGAGTGGATTCATCGAGCGAAGCCAGCAACCGCTCCTGATGAAACACCGCATTTTGATAATTCCCGACTTTGTATGACGCATCAACGGCCAGTTTGGTGAGATCAGCAAAATCAGAAGATTTATCCGCATAATGAATCACAGACAGCGCATGTTCCATTTTTTGAAGGGCCGATCCATATTGCTCTTCTTGATACAGGTTGACCGCAGCAGATACCTCCCCATCATAAATAGCCGAGGCAAACTCCGCCCGTGCCTCCTCATTCATACCCGCATAGCCAAACAATTCCACAGGATGAGCACCAGTTTTGTCGCCCCACACTTCTTGGCTGGCAAAGGATACAGCCTCATCGGGAGGCAAATCATTGAGATAGGCCAAATAGAGTGAGACAAACGATTTCGCCTGTGCGTCATCTTTTCGAATAAGCAGCACATGGGGAAAACCAGATCGCACCAAGGCCGAAACCAAAGCGGACTCCGAAGCATCCGTAGAAGACTGAGGTTGAAACACCACGGCGGTATGATGAGGTCGCCCCGCCAAACGCGTCAATGGCAAGAGTTCTCGAACCTGTAATTCTTCGGCCAACGTAAAATGATAGGCTTGGGGTGGCTTGGTCGAAATGAGCACTTCTAAACGATCGACGATTGGATGATCGTGTGCAGGCACCCCTGTTAAGGGTTCGGCGGAAAGCGGCACGTCTCCGGCTGTCAGCCCAGCATCTAATGCCAACTCTCCAATAATCCCAACCTTCGAATAAAAGACGCTGCGCTGATGGTATCCATTCACGATGTCATACAAGCCGGATACCTGGGTGATCGGTTTGGCAGGAGGAAAGGCCACTTGAACGCTTCTCGCGTATTCCCTGGGAATAGACAGATACATCGGAGCTTCACTCGAGAGCCGCGCTCCTAGAATTTCGCCAATAGTCACTCGAGAACCCTGGGCTTCGAGTGGGAGATATTGGACTTCTTGTCCATCATGGATAAACGCATGAAGCCGGTTCATACCCTCAACTACTTTGAGATACAGACGTTCGGGATTCAGAACCTCCGACAACAAATCTTCGGGCGAGGGATATTGCCAGAAATAACTGGTCGCCACCGGATATTCTTCATACAACCCAAACAATAGATCTTCTAATTCAGCGCGCAACACCTCGGTCTCGTCAGGTTCCCCAGTGCTCGGTATCTTCCGAATTTCTGCAAGCACCTGCCGAAGTTCATCCTCATACTCACCCACGCCAGCATAGAAAAAATCTTCCCCAAGGGATTTTTGCAATTGAATTGCCATGGTTCGCATGCCGAGTCGCTCGGCGACTTCGAATGCCAGCGCATAGGCTTTCGCATCCACGAGTTGATCCACATACAAACGGGACAAGGTATGTAGGCTTGCCAACACCGCTGTGGCACTCTGAGGAGAATATGAAGCCTGTGACGGCAAGCCCAGCACCGCGTCATAGGCCCGTGCAAGCAAAGCCTGCTGCTCTGCTGCATCCTTGGCATACTCGGCTTGCGCCACCAACCCTATCCATCCCGTTAGGGCAGGTTGACGTTCGAGTAAAACTGATAATTCCTTTTGGAGGGAGAGAAAGGAATCTTCTTCGCCAATTTCCCGCGCAAGTTCCATTTTATTCAGTTTGAGAATCACCTGCATCGGCAACACCTGTTCCTCAGGAACCACCTCCCCACGTCCCAACAAAGCCTCCGCTTTGGCGTAATAAGACCAGACCTTCCCCTTCACATCATAAAACGTATGCATGGCCTGGATAGCTCCATCCGTGTTCGAAGAACCTAAAAGCGTCGGTTCAGTCAAATGATATATCAGAAAGGCTGTATTGGTGAGCGCATAAAAGGTGGCCGCATCGGCTTGTTCTTCCGCGAGGTGCGTATCAAGGCCCTCAACTAACGCCGTGATCATCGTCCAATTAACGGGCTGGCCTTTCATGACATCCTCAGCCGCCAATCGAGACAGATTGTACAGATTGACGCCCGTTCCAAAAGACAATCCCAAGGTCGTGGTGTAACCGAGAGACTGCCGCATGAAGTCCATCGCTTGAGCATTCTCTCCCAACTGATGCGACAACAACCCGACACGATTAAGCACGACTGCTTTTTCCGTGAGCTGCCCCACGTTGCCATCGGCAGAATCGGCCTCTGAAAGAAGCGCCAGTTTTTTCAGGTAATTGTCACGCGCTGGACCAGGTTCATCAAGTCGTTCATACGTGCCGGCGATATAGCTAAACATCAATTTCCGTTCGCCCTTTTGGTCAAATCCTTCGGCCGCCTGGGACCCACCCGCATCCAAGGTCACATCGACATTGAATAACCCCGTTCCCTCTTTTTTTTGTTTTCCCCCAAATTCACTAAGGGTATCCAGGCTGGTGAAATAACTTTTCAACGCCTGCTTTAGGGCCTTACGTCTTCCGCCCTCGCCCGAGGCACTTAAATTGTACAAACTCACTCCGATGTTCCGTTGAAGCAGCGCCAGATTTTTTGTATTGCCGGATTCGAGATTCAATTCCAAGGCCTGCGAAAACGCATCCACTGCCTGAGCATGGTTCCCTAAATCTTGGTGGGACAACGCGATGCGTTCCAACAATTCGGCTTTCAGCGTATTCTGGTCCGCAGGTATACGATGATACGCCAATTGGTATTGCACCAAGGCTTCTTGCGTCCGGCCACTTTTGAAACAAGCTTCCCCGTAGTTTTTTCGATAGAGAAGTTCGGTAATAGAATCCCCGGCGGGCTTATAGGAGGATTCTCGCTTATGATAGGCCCGGTATGCCTCATGAAAATTACCCAACGTCCGGTAGGTATTGCCAAGGTTGAGGAGGAGATTCGATTCTACTTCTGGGAATTGAAATTCATCGTTCAACTCAAGGGCAATGCGATATTCTTGCTCGGCTTTTTCTAGAAAGCCCTGGTTTCCCTCAATCTGTTCCTGTTGCTCATGCGCCCATCCCAATGTCTGATGGTAAAACGAGACGCCCGGATCCAAACGAATGGCGGCTTCCAGCGGTTCAACCACCTTGGGTAACTCCAAAGGCTGCGCATACGAATGCGCCAAGGCCTTACTATATTGATAGATCGGAGAATCGGGATTCTTGGCCACCAACTCTTGATACCTGGTTTGGACCTCAGCCAATTCCTTCAGCATGACTTTGGTTTCAATATACCCACGATGTGCTTCAACCGAATCTGGATAATCCTGAGTGATCTTGTAAAACGCTTTAGCCGCGATGCGGACTTCACCAAGGGTTCGCTCCTTCTTGGCCTTATTGACCAACTGCAGAACCATCAATCGTTTGGCTCGGGCTAACAGCGCCTGATCTTCCTCGGTTCGAGCGACCAAAATGGCATACACCTCTGCGGCTTCTTCATACCGTTCCGCCGAAGCCAAAATTTCTCCCTTTTGTCGATAGGCCTGTGTGACAAGAGCCTCGGAAGGAGGAGGGTCCTGTAGCAACTGATCAAGGGCTTGAATGGCTTTCAGTTGCTCCCCAGCTTCTTCATATAAATCCGCGATACGTAAACGGGTCGCCCCAACCAACATCAGCAATGTCTCGTGCTGCGTAATCAGGTCACGAAGAGAGGCCACCTTTTTATGAACATCTTCCCCTTGCTCGGACACGGTAATCGCCTGCGCTATCGCGCGTTTTCCCCACGAATTATCTTCTCCAAACATATTGATGACGTCGACGAACACCTTGACCAAGCTTTTTTGGTCGCCCAAAGCCCGATAGACGGTCCCCCTAGTGAACAACGCCTTTGCTCTGATTTCTTTGCTCGTCAAGTCATCCACACGCACTAAATAATCCAATGCCGAAAGGGAATCATCCACCAACAATTGTAAACGTCCGGCTTCAATCAGCGCCTGGCCATAGACTTGTTGCTGTTCCCGGTGCGCCTCTCCAATCTTCAATATGTCCTGCGCCCCGGTCTGTACCGCACGTTTTAATTCTTCCTCGCTCATCGAAGATTTGTTTTGGTACAACGGGAGTGCAATATCATGAATGTTGGCCAAGGCACCAAACTCGCCGGGAGTGTCGGCATAGGGGGTCATGACCTGTTGAGCCCGAGAAAATTCGCCGGCCTCGATTAATTTTTCCGCATACGCAAAATCGAACCCAGCCCGGGTTTTTTCATCAAAGGCTTGGGTTAAATTGTGTGAAATATTGGCCAGAACAACCAGGCCTTCCTGAAAATCGCCTCCATCCATCAATCGATCAGCCAGTGTTTTCGCCTTTTCAAACGAAGAATAATCGTTGAGAAATTCCTGTATTTTAATTCGAAAAATATTCCCCTGCTCCAGATCCGTAAAATACACATCCCCTTGAGCCATCGCCGGATACAGGTGAAAATGACCGATGGGCGTCATTTGAAACAGACTGCTCTGTGCATCCTCTTGAAAATCCCACTGGCTCAACCAGATAGAAGACTCATCGTTGGCATCGACCACTCCATCCTCATTGGTGTCCTGGGCATAATGGGTAAATGCCATCACACCGTTGTCGCTAATCGCAGACCACATGTTCAGACCAGGGGTTGTGGGTACGGTACGACCATTATCGAGTGACTGTTCTTGAACGAATGTCAACGCGCCGCCTTGGGAAACCAAGATCCAGCCGTTCTCATTGAGGGAATAGGCCAATACGTCGGCCACAAGTATGGATTCCTGATCATCAACCAACGATCGTTTCTTTAAGGATTGGACACCCGTCGTGACATTCTGTGAGAGATAATACACGGAAGCCCCATCCGATCCCCATGCCGGCAATGAATCTGCAGTTCTTAAATCTGTGAGTCGCCGTTCTTCACCCGTGGTCAGATTCATCAAGTATACGTCTCCACGAGGATCGGACTTGTGGGAGACATATAGCAACCGACTCCCTTCAGCGTTGAGGGCAGGATCTCGATCAATGGAAGGATGAGTGGTAAGCTGGCGCGGCAACGACACCACACCAAGCTTCAAGGACTTCAACCATATATCGGCATTCCCGGAGCGCTCGGACACGAATGCCAAAAACCTTCCATCGCGCGACGGGGCTGGAAAATAATCCAGTGCGGGATGGGTGGTCACTTGGCGCACCTCGGCCGCATAGCCAGGCAAGCCACTCGCCAAGACTAGACTACTCACAAAAAGACAGGAGGCAAAATATTGAAACAATCGCCAGGAAGTATCCAAGCATGTACTACTCATAGTCGTCACTACTTTTCCTTTTTGGTCCAATTCCCGTCGTCTAATTGAATCATATGGCCCAAGGAGGCTTTGTCACGGTTGAGTGACGCGAACATCTTTTTAACCCTAGGAAAATCTTTTTCCGAAAGCTTCTCGTTCGTCTCAATAACTCGACGCATCACAATTTCTCGATCAGCATTTTCTTCCTGGACCAAATTTTTCACAAAGGGCAGTTTGTCAGGGGCAACATTATCCGGTGCTAAGAGCGTAATCCCACCTTGGCTATTTTCCCCAAGAACTCCCTGGGACTTGTATTGGTCGATATCATCTTTATTAAACGACGTCCGCTGAAGGGCGCGGATCACGGTTTTTTTGCCTTGGGGAATTTCCGGAGCCTTTTGCAGCTGACCTTTTGGATCAATGTAACGCACGGAGGCGACTAGGAGTACCTCCTGGTTCAACTCTTCATAGGTTCCCAACACTTGATTTTCCAATGCGGTTCGTTCATCCACTACCGTGACGCCAACCAATGGACCGCCACACCCAGCCATCAACGGAAGGATTAGTCCAAGAAAGAGTTGGAATGTATAGTGATTGTCATCGCGCGTGATTCTCCGAAACCCCATTGTTCCTATCTCCTCTTGGAATACCGTGACTGAAAATAATTCCGGTCTTACTGGAGTATCAGGTTCCCCTGACTATCCAAACCATAAAATCTGGCGCCCACCATAATCATAAGGTCTCTCACACTTTCCCAGTCTGGGATACCTTTGGTCACCGCCTTGAATGGTTTCATTTTGCTGATGGGAATTCGATTGAGTTGAAATGGCGGCAGGAGGCCCTCACTAAACAAAATCTCCAAGCTCATCATTCCCCGAACCAGCTGCAATGACACTTTTGAGGGATTGGCCAGTTTGATTTGGGAACGTGCAGTCACCAAGGTAGGATTACTCCCTTCCGGGTCTAAAAATACCAACAGTCGATCCACAGCTTCCCGTCCAATATGCGTGATAAACAATTGCAATTCGGTCTGGCTCAGATCCAGGGAGCCAGTCTCTTCTTCAAAAAAGACCGATAACCCAATGGTGGCATCTACCAAACTATCCCCGGAAATTTTCTGCTTATCCTCGAGCAATTGATTGAGATCGAGGTGCGCAGCTTCGAATCGTCCGGCCACGCCAAACGCTTTGCCTCCGGTCACCATGAGATTCCCGCCCAATCCGCCATCCAGAAGGTTCATGGCTAGGTTTTGAATCTGAAAGGTATCCTGTTCAAAAAGAATGTTCGCGGAAAAATCCGAGAGCGTCAAAAAGCCCAGGTCCAGACGCTCAATGGAGAAACTCTTTTCTTTGCCGTTGATTGCTCGCAGTTGAGACAGCACATCGCTGGGACGAAACACTCCTGAGCGAGGCTTTTTCCTCTCCTGGTCAATCCAATCCAAACGCTTTCGAATATGGATCCGCCCATCCATATTCTTTATGTGGGTTCCATCAAGGTTTAATG
This window encodes:
- a CDS encoding DUF1318 domain-containing protein gives rise to the protein MGFRRITRDDNHYTFQLFLGLILPLMAGCGGPLVGVTVVDERTALENQVLGTYEELNQEVLLVASVRYIDPKGQLQKAPEIPQGKKTVIRALQRTSFNKDDIDQYKSQGVLGENSQGGITLLAPDNVAPDKLPFVKNLVQEENADREIVMRRVIETNEKLSEKDFPRVKKMFASLNRDKASLGHMIQLDDGNWTKKEK
- a CDS encoding SH3 domain-containing protein, giving the protein MKPIILKLSFILLAFVLLPSLSQAETMYAKKSGVKVTAEKSPTSKVVGTLGVGDQVQVVKKDGRQYQVKLPNGQSGWVFKFKLSDDKPAGKSSGSSLSGLTGKTTIAARESRSGGSIRGLKETTEQYAQGKNIDPAHRRSVDAMVAFGVSDAELAEFQRAGSVGDYSGGGQ
- a CDS encoding M48 family metalloprotease, with translation MKHITVAIIMIIGLTVFTYEGFGFFDQILKPQPKKQETQQEKSQGEQQEQPGLLDALGAFGVKKKDVDLLKKGVGVVQALQPIGEEEEITMGEAVAVEAFARFGGEYRDERLTRYINLVGKTIADVSDRPNLKFHFAILNSQDQNAFAAPGGYIFVTIGLLKTLKNEAELAGVLAHEIAHITQKHMLETIRRGALLSNVSEVTMAAMNKDPKMFSNVIDEITDKLFTKGMDKDKEYEADVYGVEFAYRAGYHPGGLRDYLKTLQGQEGHANSRFFTTHPSTGTRISKIEGLLGQYGDGMSFPVLTKRFQSYMGA
- a CDS encoding CHAT domain-containing protein; protein product: MSSTCLDTSWRLFQYFASCLFVSSLVLASGLPGYAAEVRQVTTHPALDYFPAPSRDGRFLAFVSERSGNADIWLKSLKLGVVSLPRQLTTHPSIDRDPALNAEGSRLLYVSHKSDPRGDVYLMNLTTGEERRLTDLRTADSLPAWGSDGASVYYLSQNVTTGVQSLKKRSLVDDQESILVADVLAYSLNENGWILVSQGGALTFVQEQSLDNGRTVPTTPGLNMWSAISDNGVMAFTHYAQDTNEDGVVDANDESSIWLSQWDFQEDAQSSLFQMTPIGHFHLYPAMAQGDVYFTDLEQGNIFRIKIQEFLNDYSSFEKAKTLADRLMDGGDFQEGLVVLANISHNLTQAFDEKTRAGFDFAYAEKLIEAGEFSRAQQVMTPYADTPGEFGALANIHDIALPLYQNKSSMSEEELKRAVQTGAQDILKIGEAHREQQQVYGQALIEAGRLQLLVDDSLSALDYLVRVDDLTSKEIRAKALFTRGTVYRALGDQKSLVKVFVDVINMFGEDNSWGKRAIAQAITVSEQGEDVHKKVASLRDLITQHETLLMLVGATRLRIADLYEEAGEQLKAIQALDQLLQDPPPSEALVTQAYRQKGEILASAERYEEAAEVYAILVARTEEDQALLARAKRLMVLQLVNKAKKERTLGEVRIAAKAFYKITQDYPDSVEAHRGYIETKVMLKELAEVQTRYQELVAKNPDSPIYQYSKALAHSYAQPLELPKVVEPLEAAIRLDPGVSFYHQTLGWAHEQQEQIEGNQGFLEKAEQEYRIALELNDEFQFPEVESNLLLNLGNTYRTLGNFHEAYRAYHKRESSYKPAGDSITELLYRKNYGEACFKSGRTQEALVQYQLAYHRIPADQNTLKAELLERIALSHQDLGNHAQAVDAFSQALELNLESGNTKNLALLQRNIGVSLYNLSASGEGGRRKALKQALKSYFTSLDTLSEFGGKQKKEGTGLFNVDVTLDAGGSQAAEGFDQKGERKLMFSYIAGTYERLDEPGPARDNYLKKLALLSEADSADGNVGQLTEKAVVLNRVGLLSHQLGENAQAMDFMRQSLGYTTTLGLSFGTGVNLYNLSRLAAEDVMKGQPVNWTMITALVEGLDTHLAEEQADAATFYALTNTAFLIYHLTEPTLLGSSNTDGAIQAMHTFYDVKGKVWSYYAKAEALLGRGEVVPEEQVLPMQVILKLNKMELAREIGEEDSFLSLQKELSVLLERQPALTGWIGLVAQAEYAKDAAEQQALLARAYDAVLGLPSQASYSPQSATAVLASLHTLSRLYVDQLVDAKAYALAFEVAERLGMRTMAIQLQKSLGEDFFYAGVGEYEDELRQVLAEIRKIPSTGEPDETEVLRAELEDLLFGLYEEYPVATSYFWQYPSPEDLLSEVLNPERLYLKVVEGMNRLHAFIHDGQEVQYLPLEAQGSRVTIGEILGARLSSEAPMYLSIPREYARSVQVAFPPAKPITQVSGLYDIVNGYHQRSVFYSKVGIIGELALDAGLTAGDVPLSAEPLTGVPAHDHPIVDRLEVLISTKPPQAYHFTLAEELQVRELLPLTRLAGRPHHTAVVFQPQSSTDASESALVSALVRSGFPHVLLIRKDDAQAKSFVSLYLAYLNDLPPDEAVSFASQEVWGDKTGAHPVELFGYAGMNEEARAEFASAIYDGEVSAAVNLYQEEQYGSALQKMEHALSVIHYADKSSDFADLTKLAVDASYKVGNYQNAVFHQERLLASLDESTQAEGRSEALYRLGILYSRLEQFDASIGYLEQAIQWWTKAEELDRLAEGIAQLGVVRENMGAYSAALTDFGRSFALYEELGEIGDVATQHRRIGRIYYLRLGRYEKAREQFQSALTLYRNLEDLNGEAETVFEIGLTYEKMGLFDEADTHYLAGMKIGKTLESPYLLATGHLYLANTAWFRGNYQEAFQHLSQAGKQAEAAQDAQLTIMVKNTRGLIYWTLNDLDKGLVHLKQAVELAKKSDIKTELASSLNNLGLIYRQQGDYTTSLEYFEKAKAIDESLNSRWGLGYDYRNIGMALLKLDRLQEALSHFTQAADTSAEIKNSINWVKALLELGNVHRQLNQPEKSGEYYQQAYDLSKKYGIKEVLWRAAAGQAGLLREAGKAEEAFRRYDDAVNVVEGMRAALKIDELRNSFQANKQDLYRETISLLVEMGRTDDAFNYLERSRSRSFIDLLGNQKMTLKNAVDQRALDQIGQLALRVEALTKEVGSYDEAPAELQEKLREAKATHEEALLELKQRNPGLSSFVSVDPLKLSGVKEMLESDTALVSYLLGEETTYVWFIKKSETIFFKLAGGESTIEPLVRQYRAFVQNSEPVDTELRALYAGLIKPWEKHLAGVEHLGIIPDGALHFLSFSALKSDQGYLVDRYPIFYSPSASVLEYTFAKRKDKKRTKVLAIGNPDLGNYNYDLPLAELEAQSIKWNYPDMDILTGAKATKEWFVENISKYGIIHLASHGEFDEVNPLFSSLWLSSSDPKNRKLTVNEVFGLEINADLVTLSACQTGLGKLNAGELIGLNRAFIYAGTHALVSALWRVDDLSTSVLMKHFYRNYVTMNKAKSLRQAQLMVKRDFPHPSYWAGFNLVGDYQ